CAGGAGATCGCAATTTTAGAACTGGCCGAAAAAATTAAAAAAAGAAGACTTGGAAGCCGGGCTGAAGTTTTAAAAAAATTCCGGAGAGAGCTGGAAGCGCTTAACAAGAGATTTAATTATTTGTCTTTTGATTTTACCAATAAAACCGATTGGGATATAAACCATTATCTTAAATTGGCCTTAGAGAAAGCCGGGTCGGGTTTGAGTTTGGGGGTAAAAATAAGAGAGTTAAAGAATTACGAAAAAGAAACCGAAAAAAACTTTAGGAAAGCCTGCCAAGACATAAAGTTAAACAAGAAAGAAATAAAAGTTTTTGATTTGGTCCGAAACTTAGGATACTACAAATGGGCCCGAGAATATGAATTTCAGAGATCCACCCGGAATTTTTACTTAGTTTTAGAAGAAATGGGGTCCCGCCTCGGCCTCAATTCTTTAGAATCGAAGTATATTTTTATAGATGAATGGGAAAAACTTAAAAGTAGAGGCAAAGAACTTAAGAAAATAGCCAAAGCCAGAATTAAAAGTTCCCTTATTTTCATCTCCCAGGAAAAGGGAGCGGAAATGCTAGTGGGTGAAAAAGCAACCAAACGATTTAAAAAATTGTCTTTTGCTAAAGAAAGAGAGAATCAGGCCACGGCCGAGATAAAAGGCATGCCGGCCCGGGCCGGGAAAGCCGAGGGCGTAGTGAAAATAATTAACAGCAAAAAAGATTTGCCCAAAATGGCGAAAGGCAATATTTTGGTATCCCGGGCAACCAATCCGGAGTTAATTTCGGCTATGAAAAAAGCGGCGGCCATTATTACGGACGAAGGCGGGATAACCTGCCATGCCGCCATAGTTTCCCGCGAATTAGGGATTCCTTGCGTAGTGGGCACAAAAATCGCGACCCAGGTTTTTAAAGACGGGGACAGAGTAGAAGTGGATGCTAACAAGGGAATAGTGAAAAAATTATGACTTTGGAAAAAATTAAAAAAGTGGATTGGCGGTATGTAGCTGACCGAAGATTGGCTCTGCTTTTCATGAGTTTGGTTGATATCTCTTATTGTAACTTTAAAAAAGCGGCCAGCATAGATTGGGGGGTTATACACATCCTGCGTTTTAGTGACGGAAAATTCTATCATAGCGGCAGAGAAATAGACGACTTAGGTAAAATATTCTTAAGGGGAGGAGAAAAGTTACTGAAAAAATTTGCCAAAAAACTTATTTTTCATGTTTCTAATTTAGATAAATTATCAAAAGAGATAGGGAAGACAGATTGCTCCGGTTTAACCCGGAAAGAATTGGTTGCGTTGTTGGATAATTTTTCGGATTTATCTTTTTATGCCCACAACTTTCTAACGCCGATGATAGTTGCCGATAAGGTTTTATCTAAAATAATCTTAGACAGCCTGCCGGATGGAGATGATAATAAAAAGGAAGAATGGTTGGGGATATTAACTCAACCGGTCAAAGAAAATGAGTATGTCAAAGAACAAAAATCTTTTTATAGATTGGCAATTAAATATAAAAGAAAGAGTAGAAACTTTAATAGGAGCTTAAATGCCCATTTAAGAAAGTACGGTTATTTGGGGGCGAAAGAGTATTGGTGGGATTCCGCCTGGACGAAAGAAGATATTTTAGACCGTTTAGATATTTTTTCATCGCAGAATAAAAATCCGCTGGATAAAATAAATAACCTAATAAAGGTAAAGCAGGAGAGAGAAGTGGCTTTTAATAGCTTATTAAAGGAGCTTGAAATTAAAAAGAATTCAAAATTTTTTAAACTGATAGAAGTAGCAAGAGATTACGCTTATCTAAGAACGTGGCGTACCGAGGTTTTATATGGCGCCGGATATAGGGCAAGAAATCTTTTTTACGAGATAGCAAGGGGGGCTGGAGCAGAAAATGGAATCATCCCTTATTTAACGATTTCCGAGGCAAGAAAGATGGCTAGAGAAAAAAAATTGCCGATTACGATGAATGAATTTAGAAAAAGAAAGAAATTTTATGTGAGTGTTAAGAGGGGAAGAAAATTTGTCGTTTTTTCGGGGCGAACTTGGTTTAAAAAATTAAAAAGGGTAATCAAGATTGATAATCAGGGGGAAAGCGATAAAGTTTTGCGGGGAAACATCGCCTATCCGGGCATAGCCAGAGGCATGGCGAGAATCGTTGAGCATGGCCCAAAAAGTAAGATCAGTATTAAGAGGGTAAAGAAAGGCGATATAATGGTGGCGACTATGACTTTTCCCAATTTTATTCCGGCCATGGAAAAAGCGGCCGCTTTTGTTACGGACGAGGGCGGAATTTTATGCCATGCGGCGATTGTGGCCAGGGAAATGAAAAAGCCCTGCATTATTGGGACAAAAATCGCGACGCAGGTTTTAAAAGACGGAGATGAGGTTGAAGTAGACGCTAATAAGGGAGTAGTAAAAATTCTATCCCGCCACTAGGGCGGGATGCTCGATTTTGCCGCCAATCGTTTAAGCTTTTGGGCAAAATCGGCAAAATAAAAAAAGCGGCGACCCAGAGTTCAAATTGAACTTGAGTAGCCGCTGTGAATCACTCTGCAATAATGAGGTGATCAGGCCCGTTCGCCACCGTCCGCGAGATCGACACCGTCCGCGATGAGGACAAGGGTTATTTCGCCACCTTCGTCCTCCTTGATTTCGAAGAGAGCGCCGCTCTTGGCCTGTTCCTTCGAGAGTCCGAAACCGAAGAGGATCGTGGGTCGGCCGACACAGAACAGGGTATCATCCGGAGCTTTGCGAATCTCATTCATCACACCTTCCGGAGTTACCCCCGAACTGTATGCGTCTTCCCCGTATTTTACCACGCGTCCACTGGCGAGGACTATTTTTTTCTCGCCGGCGATGGTAACGAGACTGTCCGGCCCGCCCAGAGCAGCCGTATGGCGATCGACGTTTAATTCCAGGGCATCGGGGATATCGGTGTGACGTTTCCCCGTGGCGCTGACGACATGCGCCGGCTTGCCACCGTGAAACAGGGAAGAGATCTTCGGATTGAGAGCGCGAATGGCAGCAAATCCTTCCGGGGTCATACCCGGGTCTCCGATAGCGACGCCGTTTTCATCCAGTTCATACTTGAATGAATGAGTGCAGAAAACTTTCATTGTGTTCTCCCTTCAGAAAAGTGTGGAAAAACGTGAAAATCGCTAAAAATAAAAGGTGCAAGTTTAATATATAAGTATAGCATAAATATATATTTTTGTCAAGCAAGATACAAAATAAATTAATTATTTGTCTAATATTAGATAAATATGCCCAAAGAAAAATTAGAAAAAATTGCCCGAGAATATGTGGTTTCTTTGTTTCCGGTGGCCACCATGCTGGACGCTTTTGCCGGCCCGATGAAAAAAAGAGTTGGCGAGAGCTGCCCCCTAGTTATTGTTTTGGAAAATAACGCGGTTACTTATTATATCTGGCCGTCAAAATGGCATAAAGCCCATAAGTCTTTGGTGGCGAAAATAAAAAATAATTATAATTTTTTAAAAAATACTTATAAAGAAATAGAAAAATCAGGGAAGCGCCAGGTGGTGGCAACCCGCCATCTTGTAAAGAAAGCTTCTGCTTATAATAACCAAGAACTTAATCGTTATTATCAGAATTTTATTGTAAGCAATACCGAACTTTATTCTTTCGGCCTGGTTCTTTCTTTACTGGATTTTCACGACACGACATTTATTTCGGACGAACTGCGCGCAATTTTAAAGAGAAACAAAGCGGATAGATATTTTAATGTTTTAACAAGTTCTCGGCGTGACACTTTTAATAAAAAGCAGGAAATCGCGATTTTAAAAGTGTTATTGCCAATAACACAAAATAAAAAGTTTATTGACCGTTTTAAAAAGGAAGAAAGCTCTGATTTAGCAGGGGATCTTAAAAAGAATGCGAAAAAAATTTGGCGAATGCTTAAAACTCATACTCGCAGATATGCTTGGGTTTATTATGTTTACGAGGGACCGGCGGCTGATGAGATTTATTTTATTGATATCTTAAAAGATTATGTGAAGCGAGGGATTGATCCGACCAAGGAACTAGCTAAATACAGAAGAGAAAAAGAAGATTTGCGGCAGAAGCAGACGGAAATTGTTAAGGGTTTAAAATCAAATAATTATGAAAAGCAGATTATTGACATAGCGCGGGATTTTGTTTTTTTTAAAGCTTATCGCCGCGAATTGCAGACTTGGTCGTATTATCATATGGAATCCCTGCTAAAAGAAATTGCCAAGCGTTTGCGTTTATCCATAAAGCAGGCGCGGATGATGTTGCCGGAAGAAGTGGCCAGCGCCTTGAAAACCGGGAAAGTAAATCATAATTTATTAAATGATCGCTTGAAATTGGTGGTTTACGGATATAAGCCGGAAAAATTTTTTCTGGCGGGAAAATCAGCCAAAGATTTTGTAAAAAGAGAAATAAAAGCGGAGGAAGAAATAAAAATGGTTAATAAATTAAGCGGAGAAGTGGCTTCGCCGGGAAAAGCCAAAGGCGAAGTGGCGATTATTAACGCGCCGGAGGATATGAAAAAAATGATGGCCGGCAATATTTTAGTTTCCTTTTCCACTAATCCCAATCTTATGCCCGCTATTCGGCAGGCCGCGGCGATTGTGACAGACGAAGGCGGGCTGACCTGCCACGCCGCCATTGTTTCACGCGAATTAGGAATCCCTTGCGTGGTTGGAACAAAAATCGCCACGCAGGTTTTGGAGGATGGGGATAGGGTAAGGGTAGATGCGAATGCCGGGATAGTCAGAAAGTTATAAAGTTTTTAAAGTAGAAAGTGGTGATTAGTTAATTAGGTACTTAGGGATTAGGGAATGGGTTAGTCTTGTTTTATTATAAGTGTATGAAATATATTAAATTAAACCTAAAAAAAATCACTAAAAAAGAAATTGATTTAATTATTGATTATTTTAAGCGCGGGAAAGTTATTGTTTATCCGACAGATACGATTTACGGCTTGGGGTGTTTGGCAACAAATAAAAAAGCCGTAAAGAAAATTTTTAAAATAAAGGGCAGGGAAAAGAAAAAGCCCCTGTTAATTTTGGTTAATGGCTTTAAAATGCTTAAAAA
This region of Patescibacteria group bacterium genomic DNA includes:
- a CDS encoding PEP-utilizing enzyme encodes the protein MRFSYIWQKRIYPPILMKPVIAATISGFKKIFPGSQIRAGGNYWQDGLGDYFYDDSGLKKTVEVIAGRALSNPAFLYNIFVKAFKKSEKLKSFSEENFPADLKKAKYDKLLEFCQDYDARFYDFYSYGSCQSFLGYYEDNPIYRKMNEILKKKTKQKPEKFADYLVILTNPPKSLETNKQEIAILELAEKIKKRRLGSRAEVLKKFRRELEALNKRFNYLSFDFTNKTDWDINHYLKLALEKAGSGLSLGVKIRELKNYEKETEKNFRKACQDIKLNKKEIKVFDLVRNLGYYKWAREYEFQRSTRNFYLVLEEMGSRLGLNSLESKYIFIDEWEKLKSRGKELKKIAKARIKSSLIFISQEKGAEMLVGEKATKRFKKLSFAKERENQATAEIKGMPARAGKAEGVVKIINSKKDLPKMAKGNILVSRATNPELISAMKKAAAIITDEGGITCHAAIVSRELGIPCVVGTKIATQVFKDGDRVEVDANKGIVKKL
- a CDS encoding PEP-utilizing enzyme — translated: MTLEKIKKVDWRYVADRRLALLFMSLVDISYCNFKKAASIDWGVIHILRFSDGKFYHSGREIDDLGKIFLRGGEKLLKKFAKKLIFHVSNLDKLSKEIGKTDCSGLTRKELVALLDNFSDLSFYAHNFLTPMIVADKVLSKIILDSLPDGDDNKKEEWLGILTQPVKENEYVKEQKSFYRLAIKYKRKSRNFNRSLNAHLRKYGYLGAKEYWWDSAWTKEDILDRLDIFSSQNKNPLDKINNLIKVKQEREVAFNSLLKELEIKKNSKFFKLIEVARDYAYLRTWRTEVLYGAGYRARNLFYEIARGAGAENGIIPYLTISEARKMAREKKLPITMNEFRKRKKFYVSVKRGRKFVVFSGRTWFKKLKRVIKIDNQGESDKVLRGNIAYPGIARGMARIVEHGPKSKISIKRVKKGDIMVATMTFPNFIPAMEKAAAFVTDEGGILCHAAIVAREMKKPCIIGTKIATQVLKDGDEVEVDANKGVVKILSRH
- a CDS encoding PEP-utilizing enzyme; translation: MPKEKLEKIAREYVVSLFPVATMLDAFAGPMKKRVGESCPLVIVLENNAVTYYIWPSKWHKAHKSLVAKIKNNYNFLKNTYKEIEKSGKRQVVATRHLVKKASAYNNQELNRYYQNFIVSNTELYSFGLVLSLLDFHDTTFISDELRAILKRNKADRYFNVLTSSRRDTFNKKQEIAILKVLLPITQNKKFIDRFKKEESSDLAGDLKKNAKKIWRMLKTHTRRYAWVYYVYEGPAADEIYFIDILKDYVKRGIDPTKELAKYRREKEDLRQKQTEIVKGLKSNNYEKQIIDIARDFVFFKAYRRELQTWSYYHMESLLKEIAKRLRLSIKQARMMLPEEVASALKTGKVNHNLLNDRLKLVVYGYKPEKFFLAGKSAKDFVKREIKAEEEIKMVNKLSGEVASPGKAKGEVAIINAPEDMKKMMAGNILVSFSTNPNLMPAIRQAAAIVTDEGGLTCHAAIVSRELGIPCVVGTKIATQVLEDGDRVRVDANAGIVRKL